The stretch of DNA GGGGGAGGGGTCGGACAGGtggtgggggcacctgcggggggtGAAGGAATGTGAAGGCAGCGccaggggcccctgcagcccccagtccgaccccaatcacaatgtaatataatgtaaaaaaaaaaaaaaaaaggaacagcaCTCAAATAATTAAGCCATTAGCTTAGATTTTATTATTAAGTCACAGGCTGGGTTTGTCCCGACATTCAATGTTTTGGGGAAATAAAActgacaaatagtgatgagcgcaatttttcaacaggcatggatccGTAATgcaattctgcattttggcattgacATATTTTTTGCATAAACCTGAAGTGGAAACTTGTGATAAAAAATTCACCAAGAAAAGACGCCCATTTACTTGGAGAAATGTATTTGGAgaagaaaaaaacccattgactttCATCTTgccttttaaaaaaggaaaaataaattgcTTCCCCTTGCTTGTCTTTTTATAGTTTCAGTTTTACTGTTAATTTCTTCATACAAATTTGCTCTACAATCACCTAGACTGATAGATTTGGCAATGTTCAGAAGCAATTTGTCTTACTGAACATGAATTGAGGATGTTTCAATAATGGCTTTTTGAGCCTTTCTGTAGTAGCTCTAAATACCAAATTTCATAATGTTGCCCTTTTATCAACTATACTATATAATTCCTAGGAGCTCACTTTCTTTTGTTCTAGTCTAAACAAAAATGTCTGTGCCCAGAGGTGAACAGATGTATTGCTCATCCTTCCTTCATATCCCTGAACGGAACTCACATTCTCTCGGGAGAAGACCCTGGTGAAGCAAAGGTATCTTGTCACTTTCGACTTAAACAGGCCATCTTTCCACAGGTCGGCATCCAAACCATCTGTTGTTTGAGAGATCTGCGAGGACAAGAAAGTGATAAATAAAGTCATGAAATCAAGAACAGGAAGTGCAAAGCAGTTCTTTCCCCATTTAATTTCACATCACCCTTTGCCCCTCAAAAGAACAACATTTCTATTTCAATTACAGAGTGCTCTGTAAATTATTTTTGTGAGGGATTTGCAGAACAGGAATCAGacttcttatccggaaacccattatcaagaaagttccgaattacggaaaggtcatctcccatagactccattttaatcagataattcagacttttaaaaattatttcccttttctctgtaataataaaacagtaccttgtacttgatcccaactaagatataattaattcttattggaggcaaaacaatcctaatgggtttaattacagtttaaatattttttttttagcagatttaagataggagatccaagttacggaaagaccccttatcaggaaaaccccaggtccccagcattctggatacattgtaagttgggttaaaaaaagacatatgtccatcacgttaaACCATAACGGGTCTTATAACACTTTTTTACCTGGTGCCCATAGTaaattcctctctgacaataacctcctggatcccctacaatctggttttagacaacaacactccactgaaactgctctaacccgactaacaaatgacctcctatcagctaaagccaaaaaatactactcgctactaatacttctcgatctctctgctgcttttgacactgtggatcaccctcttctcctccagtctctctgctctcttggccttcgtgacatcttatctctcagatcgatccttcagtgtcacTTACAATGAAGCATCagcttctcccttgcctctttct from Xenopus tropicalis strain Nigerian chromosome 8, UCB_Xtro_10.0, whole genome shotgun sequence encodes:
- the mvb12b gene encoding multivesicular body subunit 12B; translation: MPEVRDLSDALTDLSMDPITGVGVVASRNRAPTGYDVISQTTDGLDADLWKDGLFKSKVTRYLCFTRVFSRENVSSVQGYEGRMSNTSVHLWAQTFLFRLEQKKVSS